In Panicum virgatum strain AP13 chromosome 4N, P.virgatum_v5, whole genome shotgun sequence, a single window of DNA contains:
- the LOC120670619 gene encoding peroxidase 45-like: MASLGLGFFVAAVVSAVALMPPPAVAQLRPYYYAGICPNLEVIVRSSVKQSMAQSPISAPAALRLFFHDCAVRGCDASIMIVNSNGDDEWRNPDNQSLKPEGFQVILNAKAAVDSDPQCQYKVSCADIMALAARESIAQSGGPYYEVELGRYDGRVSTKASVVLPHANFTLDQLNAFFSGLGFSQSEMIALSGGHTLGAADCPFFQYRIGTDPSMDPSFASQLSSTCSSNPSSGFAFLDPSPVTFDNAFYRNLQAGKGLLGSDQVLYSDVRSRGTVNYYATNQGAFFGDFVAAMTKLGRVGVKTAATGEIRRDCRFPN; the protein is encoded by the exons ATGGCGAGCCTTGGGTTGGGCTtcttcgtcgccgccgtcgtgtcCGCGGTGGCGCTCATGCCGCCGCCTGCTGTCGCGCAGCTGAGGCCGTACTACTACGCCGGCATCTGCCCGAACCTGGAGGTCATCGTCCGGAGCTCCGTCAAGCAGTCCATGGCGCAGTCCCCGATCTCGGCGCCCGCCGCGCTCAGGCTCTTCTTCCACGACTGCGCCGTCAGG GGCTGCGACGCGTCGATCATGATCGTGAACTCGAACGGCGACGACGAGTGGCGCAACCCCGACAACCAGTCGCTGAAGCCGGAGGGGTTCCAGGTGATCCTGAACGCCAAGGCCGCCGTCGACAGCGACCCGCAGTGCCAGTACAAGGTGTCCTGCGCGGACATCATGGCCCTCGCCGCGAGGGAGTCCATCGCCCAG AGCGGCGGGCCGTACTACGAGGTGGAGCTCGGCCGGTACGACGGCAGGGTGTCGACCAAGGCCAGCGTCGTGCTGCCGCACGCCAACTTCACCCTCGACCAGCTCAACGCCTTCTTCTCCGGCCTCGGCTTCTCCCAGTCTGAAATGATCGCCCTCTCAG GCGGCCACACCCTCGGCGCCGCGGACTGCCCCTTCTTCCAGTACAGGATCGGCACCGACCCGAGCATGGACCCCAGCTTCGCGTCGCAGCTGAGCAGCACCTGCAGCTCCAACCCCAGCAGCGGCTTCGCCTTCCTGGACCCCTCGCCGGTGACCTTCGACAACGCCTTCTACCGGAACCTGCAGGCCGGGAAGGGGCTCCTCGGCTCCGACCAGGTGCTCTACTCCGACGTGAGGTCCCGCGGCACGGTGAACTACTACGCCACGAACCAGGGCGCCTTCTTCGGCGACTTCGTGGCGGCCATGACCAAGCTCGGCAGGGTCGGCGTCAAGACGGCGGCCACCGGCGAGATACGCCGAGACTGCCGGTTCCCCAACTAG